One segment of Pempheris klunzingeri isolate RE-2024b chromosome 20, fPemKlu1.hap1, whole genome shotgun sequence DNA contains the following:
- the eef2k gene encoding eukaryotic elongation factor 2 kinase isoform X3, translating to MEDDLMFSMEEEECSAKRTPVQHSAPSQRTSSLSDDDDDEDHIICPILDDSAKEICHYLKNLVYSRQLSNSLPKSNFAFKETWKHAIEKAKAMPDPWAQFHLEEIKTEPCIRYRYNAITGEWAQDQVHIKMAAQPFGKGAMRECFRTKKLSNFSHSSKWKSASNYVAKSYMETVDRSVYFEDVRLQMEAKLWGEEYNRHRPPKQVDIMQMCVVEMTDRPGKPLFHLEHYIEGKYIKYNSNSGFVRDDNIRLTPQAFSHFSFERSGHQLIVVDIQGVGDLYTDPQIHTEQGTDFGDGNLGVRGMALFFHSHLCNKICKSMGLTPFDLSPAEKSQLDCTNKLLKSAETVLRGCEEPCGSPRVSTMSGNRAPPLLSRLSETSSADDSMSDADSVPCSPLILPCSPLAAPGSFGKSPFGISSVYEHERLSNNNTGEHKEYDSSGDSGYPSERRSEGDQNDHVDGAHHRYQRHYSESDEDSVRRRKMVAPPRVSANLHSYTPDKEWLTEEKWSFYHSSRAHIHRPSCVATEVERLNTLLQKKIGQSILGKVHLAMVRYNEAGRFCEKNEQWDQDAAMFHLERAALCGELEAIVALGQCCLQLPHHILPDVMLEDNAGNRMKGFKYLLLASEAGDRPSMITVAKAFDTGINLSADRKQDWEEAIHWYDSALNMTDYDEGGEFDGTQDEPRYLLLAREAEMYQEGGFSLTADPQRAGDLFTEAAEAAMEAMKGRLANQYYMKAEEAWALMEE from the exons ATGGAGGATGACCTGATGTtcagcatggaggaggaggagtgcagcGCCAAGAGGACACCTGTCCAACACAGTGCTCCCAGTCAGCGGACCTCTTCCCTCAgtgatgacgacgacgacgaagACCACATCATCTGCCCCATCCTGGACGACTCCGCCAAAGAAATCTGTCACTACCTGAAGAATCTGGTTTACAGCCGGCAGCTGTCCAACTCTCTTCCTAAGAGCAACTTTGCGTTCAAG GAGACTTGGAAACATGCGATCGAAAAGGCCAAAGCCATGCCTGACCCCTGGGCACAGTTTCATCTGGAGGAAATCAAGACCGAACCCTGCATTCGTTACAG gtacAACGCCATCACAGGAGAGTGGGCTCAAGACCAGGTCCACATCAAGATGGCTGCCCAG CCGTTTGGGAAGGGGGCCATGAGGGAGTGCTTCAGGAC GAAGAAGTTGTCAAAtttctcacacagcagcaaatgGAAGTCAGCGTCTAATTATGTGGCCAAGAGTTACATGGAGACGGTGGACAGAAGTGTTTACTTTGAGGATGTCAGGCTGCAAATGGAGGCCAAACTCTGGGGAGAAGAGTACAACCGCCACCGACCTCCCAAACAG GTGGACATCATGCAGATGTGTGTGGTGGagatgacagacagaccagGTAAACCTCTCTTCCATCTGGAACATTACATCGAGGGCAAGTACATCAAATACAACTCCAACTCCGGCTTTGTGAGGGACGACAACATCCGGCTCACTCCACAG GCCTTTAGTCACTTCAGTTTTGAGCGATCAGGCCACCAGCTGATCGTGGTGGACATCCAAGGAGTCGGAGATCTCTACACTGACCCTCAGATCCACACAGAACAAGGGACTGACTTTGGAGATGGAAATCTAG GTGTGCGAGGCATGGCACTTTTCTTCCACTCCCACCTGTGTAATAAGATCTGCAAGAGTATGGGCCTGACGCCTTTTGACCTTTCCCCTGCAGAGAAGTCCCAGCTGGACTGCACCAACAAACTGCTC aaGTCTGCAGAGACGGTGCTGAGGGGCTGTGAGGAGCCCTGTGGTTCTCCTCGTGTTAGCACCATGTCAGGAAACCGGGCACCTCCGCTGTTATCCCGCCTGTCTGAGACGTCCTCTGCTGACGACAGCATGAGCGACGCAGACTCGGTTCCCTGCTCCCCTCTCATCCTGCCCTGCTCCCCGCTAGCTGCACCTGGATCTTTCGGAAAGTCCCCTTTCG GCATATCTTCAGTGTATGAACATGAAAGACtgagcaataacaacacaggTGAACACAAG GAATATGACAGCAGCGGGGACAGCGGCTACCCgagtgagaggaggagtgaaggCGACCAAAATGACCACGTGGACGGG GCCCATCATCGCTACCAAAGACATTACTCAGAGTCGGATGAGGACAGTGTCAGACGg AGGAAGATGGTAGCTCCTCCAAGAGTCTCTGCAAACTTACACTCATACACTCCTGACAAAGAATGG ctgacggaggagaagtgGAGCTTCTACCATTCGTCTCGCGCTCACATCCACCGACCTTCCTGCGTGGCCACCGAGGTCGAGCGACTCAACACGCTGCTGCAGAAGAAGATTGGCCAGTCGATCCTCGGAAAG GTCCACCTGGCGATGGTGCGTTACAATGAAGCGGGTCGTTTCTGTGAGAAGAACGAGCAGTGGGATCAGGACGCGGCCATGTTTCACCTGGAGAGAGCTGCACTGTGTGGAGAGCTGGAGGCCATCGTAGCCTTAGGAcagtgctgtctgcagctgcctcATCACATACTGCCAGACGTGATGCTGGAG GATAATGCAGGAAACAGGATGAAAGGTTTCAAGTATCTACTGCTGGCTTCTGAAGCTGGGGACAGACCTTCTATGATCACAGTGGCCAAAGCCTTTGATACTGGGATCAACCTGTCAGCTGACAG AAAGCAGGACTGGGAGGAGGCGATTCACTGGTATGACAGTGCGTTGAACATGACCGACTATGACGAGGGGGGAGAGTTTGATGGGACGCAGGACGAGCCTCGCTACCTGCTGCTggccagagaggcagagatgtaCCAAGAGGGAGGCTTCAGTCTCACCGCAGACCCACAGAGAGCAG GTGATCTGTttacagaggcagcagaagCTGCCATGGAGGCCATGAAAGGTCGACTGGCTAACCAGTACTACATGAAAGCTGAAGAAGCCTGGGCGCTAATGGAGGAGTAA
- the eef2k gene encoding eukaryotic elongation factor 2 kinase isoform X4, translated as MEDDLMFSMEEEECSAKRTPVQHSAPSQRTSSLSDDDDDEDHIICPILDDSAKEICHYLKNLVYSRQLSNSLPKSNFAFKNETETETEPRSYKVLSESARETWKHAIEKAKAMPDPWAQFHLEEIKTEPCIRYRYNAITGEWAQDQVHIKMAAQPFGKGAMRECFRTKKLSNFSHSSKWKSASNYVAKSYMETVDRSVYFEDVRLQMEAKLWGEEYNRHRPPKQVDIMQMCVVEMTDRPGKPLFHLEHYIEGKYIKYNSNSGFVRDDNIRLTPQAFSHFSFERSGHQLIVVDIQGVGDLYTDPQIHTEQGTDFGDGNLGVRGMALFFHSHLCNKICKSMGLTPFDLSPAEKSQLDCTNKLLKSAETVLRGCEEPCGSPRVSTMSGNRAPPLLSRLSETSSADDSMSDADSVPCSPLILPCSPLAAPGSFGKSPFGISSVYEHERLSNNNTGEHKEYDSSGDSGYPSERRSEGDQNDHVDGAHHRYQRHYSESDEDSVRRLTEEKWSFYHSSRAHIHRPSCVATEVERLNTLLQKKIGQSILGKVHLAMVRYNEAGRFCEKNEQWDQDAAMFHLERAALCGELEAIVALGQCCLQLPHHILPDVMLEDNAGNRMKGFKYLLLASEAGDRPSMITVAKAFDTGINLSADRKQDWEEAIHWYDSALNMTDYDEGGEFDGTQDEPRYLLLAREAEMYQEGGFSLTADPQRAGDLFTEAAEAAMEAMKGRLANQYYMKAEEAWALMEE; from the exons ATGGAGGATGACCTGATGTtcagcatggaggaggaggagtgcagcGCCAAGAGGACACCTGTCCAACACAGTGCTCCCAGTCAGCGGACCTCTTCCCTCAgtgatgacgacgacgacgaagACCACATCATCTGCCCCATCCTGGACGACTCCGCCAAAGAAATCTGTCACTACCTGAAGAATCTGGTTTACAGCCGGCAGCTGTCCAACTCTCTTCCTAAGAGCAACTTTGCGTTCAAG aatgaaacagaaacagagacagaaccTCGGTCGTACAAGGTTTTGTCTGAGAGCGCACGG GAGACTTGGAAACATGCGATCGAAAAGGCCAAAGCCATGCCTGACCCCTGGGCACAGTTTCATCTGGAGGAAATCAAGACCGAACCCTGCATTCGTTACAG gtacAACGCCATCACAGGAGAGTGGGCTCAAGACCAGGTCCACATCAAGATGGCTGCCCAG CCGTTTGGGAAGGGGGCCATGAGGGAGTGCTTCAGGAC GAAGAAGTTGTCAAAtttctcacacagcagcaaatgGAAGTCAGCGTCTAATTATGTGGCCAAGAGTTACATGGAGACGGTGGACAGAAGTGTTTACTTTGAGGATGTCAGGCTGCAAATGGAGGCCAAACTCTGGGGAGAAGAGTACAACCGCCACCGACCTCCCAAACAG GTGGACATCATGCAGATGTGTGTGGTGGagatgacagacagaccagGTAAACCTCTCTTCCATCTGGAACATTACATCGAGGGCAAGTACATCAAATACAACTCCAACTCCGGCTTTGTGAGGGACGACAACATCCGGCTCACTCCACAG GCCTTTAGTCACTTCAGTTTTGAGCGATCAGGCCACCAGCTGATCGTGGTGGACATCCAAGGAGTCGGAGATCTCTACACTGACCCTCAGATCCACACAGAACAAGGGACTGACTTTGGAGATGGAAATCTAG GTGTGCGAGGCATGGCACTTTTCTTCCACTCCCACCTGTGTAATAAGATCTGCAAGAGTATGGGCCTGACGCCTTTTGACCTTTCCCCTGCAGAGAAGTCCCAGCTGGACTGCACCAACAAACTGCTC aaGTCTGCAGAGACGGTGCTGAGGGGCTGTGAGGAGCCCTGTGGTTCTCCTCGTGTTAGCACCATGTCAGGAAACCGGGCACCTCCGCTGTTATCCCGCCTGTCTGAGACGTCCTCTGCTGACGACAGCATGAGCGACGCAGACTCGGTTCCCTGCTCCCCTCTCATCCTGCCCTGCTCCCCGCTAGCTGCACCTGGATCTTTCGGAAAGTCCCCTTTCG GCATATCTTCAGTGTATGAACATGAAAGACtgagcaataacaacacaggTGAACACAAG GAATATGACAGCAGCGGGGACAGCGGCTACCCgagtgagaggaggagtgaaggCGACCAAAATGACCACGTGGACGGG GCCCATCATCGCTACCAAAGACATTACTCAGAGTCGGATGAGGACAGTGTCAGACGg ctgacggaggagaagtgGAGCTTCTACCATTCGTCTCGCGCTCACATCCACCGACCTTCCTGCGTGGCCACCGAGGTCGAGCGACTCAACACGCTGCTGCAGAAGAAGATTGGCCAGTCGATCCTCGGAAAG GTCCACCTGGCGATGGTGCGTTACAATGAAGCGGGTCGTTTCTGTGAGAAGAACGAGCAGTGGGATCAGGACGCGGCCATGTTTCACCTGGAGAGAGCTGCACTGTGTGGAGAGCTGGAGGCCATCGTAGCCTTAGGAcagtgctgtctgcagctgcctcATCACATACTGCCAGACGTGATGCTGGAG GATAATGCAGGAAACAGGATGAAAGGTTTCAAGTATCTACTGCTGGCTTCTGAAGCTGGGGACAGACCTTCTATGATCACAGTGGCCAAAGCCTTTGATACTGGGATCAACCTGTCAGCTGACAG AAAGCAGGACTGGGAGGAGGCGATTCACTGGTATGACAGTGCGTTGAACATGACCGACTATGACGAGGGGGGAGAGTTTGATGGGACGCAGGACGAGCCTCGCTACCTGCTGCTggccagagaggcagagatgtaCCAAGAGGGAGGCTTCAGTCTCACCGCAGACCCACAGAGAGCAG GTGATCTGTttacagaggcagcagaagCTGCCATGGAGGCCATGAAAGGTCGACTGGCTAACCAGTACTACATGAAAGCTGAAGAAGCCTGGGCGCTAATGGAGGAGTAA
- the eef2k gene encoding eukaryotic elongation factor 2 kinase isoform X1: MEDDLMFSMEEEECSAKRTPVQHSAPSQRTSSLSDDDDDEDHIICPILDDSAKEICHYLKNLVYSRQLSNSLPKSNFAFKNETETETEPRSYKVLSESARETWKHAIEKAKAMPDPWAQFHLEEIKTEPCIRYRYNAITGEWAQDQVHIKMAAQPFGKGAMRECFRTKKLSNFSHSSKWKSASNYVAKSYMETVDRSVYFEDVRLQMEAKLWGEEYNRHRPPKQVDIMQMCVVEMTDRPGKPLFHLEHYIEGKYIKYNSNSGFVRDDNIRLTPQAFSHFSFERSGHQLIVVDIQGVGDLYTDPQIHTEQGTDFGDGNLGVRGMALFFHSHLCNKICKSMGLTPFDLSPAEKSQLDCTNKLLKSAETVLRGCEEPCGSPRVSTMSGNRAPPLLSRLSETSSADDSMSDADSVPCSPLILPCSPLAAPGSFGKSPFGISSVYEHERLSNNNTGEHKEYDSSGDSGYPSERRSEGDQNDHVDGAHHRYQRHYSESDEDSVRRRKMVAPPRVSANLHSYTPDKEWLTEEKWSFYHSSRAHIHRPSCVATEVERLNTLLQKKIGQSILGKVHLAMVRYNEAGRFCEKNEQWDQDAAMFHLERAALCGELEAIVALGQCCLQLPHHILPDVMLEDNAGNRMKGFKYLLLASEAGDRPSMITVAKAFDTGINLSADRKQDWEEAIHWYDSALNMTDYDEGGEFDGTQDEPRYLLLAREAEMYQEGGFSLTADPQRAGDLFTEAAEAAMEAMKGRLANQYYMKAEEAWALMEE, translated from the exons ATGGAGGATGACCTGATGTtcagcatggaggaggaggagtgcagcGCCAAGAGGACACCTGTCCAACACAGTGCTCCCAGTCAGCGGACCTCTTCCCTCAgtgatgacgacgacgacgaagACCACATCATCTGCCCCATCCTGGACGACTCCGCCAAAGAAATCTGTCACTACCTGAAGAATCTGGTTTACAGCCGGCAGCTGTCCAACTCTCTTCCTAAGAGCAACTTTGCGTTCAAG aatgaaacagaaacagagacagaaccTCGGTCGTACAAGGTTTTGTCTGAGAGCGCACGG GAGACTTGGAAACATGCGATCGAAAAGGCCAAAGCCATGCCTGACCCCTGGGCACAGTTTCATCTGGAGGAAATCAAGACCGAACCCTGCATTCGTTACAG gtacAACGCCATCACAGGAGAGTGGGCTCAAGACCAGGTCCACATCAAGATGGCTGCCCAG CCGTTTGGGAAGGGGGCCATGAGGGAGTGCTTCAGGAC GAAGAAGTTGTCAAAtttctcacacagcagcaaatgGAAGTCAGCGTCTAATTATGTGGCCAAGAGTTACATGGAGACGGTGGACAGAAGTGTTTACTTTGAGGATGTCAGGCTGCAAATGGAGGCCAAACTCTGGGGAGAAGAGTACAACCGCCACCGACCTCCCAAACAG GTGGACATCATGCAGATGTGTGTGGTGGagatgacagacagaccagGTAAACCTCTCTTCCATCTGGAACATTACATCGAGGGCAAGTACATCAAATACAACTCCAACTCCGGCTTTGTGAGGGACGACAACATCCGGCTCACTCCACAG GCCTTTAGTCACTTCAGTTTTGAGCGATCAGGCCACCAGCTGATCGTGGTGGACATCCAAGGAGTCGGAGATCTCTACACTGACCCTCAGATCCACACAGAACAAGGGACTGACTTTGGAGATGGAAATCTAG GTGTGCGAGGCATGGCACTTTTCTTCCACTCCCACCTGTGTAATAAGATCTGCAAGAGTATGGGCCTGACGCCTTTTGACCTTTCCCCTGCAGAGAAGTCCCAGCTGGACTGCACCAACAAACTGCTC aaGTCTGCAGAGACGGTGCTGAGGGGCTGTGAGGAGCCCTGTGGTTCTCCTCGTGTTAGCACCATGTCAGGAAACCGGGCACCTCCGCTGTTATCCCGCCTGTCTGAGACGTCCTCTGCTGACGACAGCATGAGCGACGCAGACTCGGTTCCCTGCTCCCCTCTCATCCTGCCCTGCTCCCCGCTAGCTGCACCTGGATCTTTCGGAAAGTCCCCTTTCG GCATATCTTCAGTGTATGAACATGAAAGACtgagcaataacaacacaggTGAACACAAG GAATATGACAGCAGCGGGGACAGCGGCTACCCgagtgagaggaggagtgaaggCGACCAAAATGACCACGTGGACGGG GCCCATCATCGCTACCAAAGACATTACTCAGAGTCGGATGAGGACAGTGTCAGACGg AGGAAGATGGTAGCTCCTCCAAGAGTCTCTGCAAACTTACACTCATACACTCCTGACAAAGAATGG ctgacggaggagaagtgGAGCTTCTACCATTCGTCTCGCGCTCACATCCACCGACCTTCCTGCGTGGCCACCGAGGTCGAGCGACTCAACACGCTGCTGCAGAAGAAGATTGGCCAGTCGATCCTCGGAAAG GTCCACCTGGCGATGGTGCGTTACAATGAAGCGGGTCGTTTCTGTGAGAAGAACGAGCAGTGGGATCAGGACGCGGCCATGTTTCACCTGGAGAGAGCTGCACTGTGTGGAGAGCTGGAGGCCATCGTAGCCTTAGGAcagtgctgtctgcagctgcctcATCACATACTGCCAGACGTGATGCTGGAG GATAATGCAGGAAACAGGATGAAAGGTTTCAAGTATCTACTGCTGGCTTCTGAAGCTGGGGACAGACCTTCTATGATCACAGTGGCCAAAGCCTTTGATACTGGGATCAACCTGTCAGCTGACAG AAAGCAGGACTGGGAGGAGGCGATTCACTGGTATGACAGTGCGTTGAACATGACCGACTATGACGAGGGGGGAGAGTTTGATGGGACGCAGGACGAGCCTCGCTACCTGCTGCTggccagagaggcagagatgtaCCAAGAGGGAGGCTTCAGTCTCACCGCAGACCCACAGAGAGCAG GTGATCTGTttacagaggcagcagaagCTGCCATGGAGGCCATGAAAGGTCGACTGGCTAACCAGTACTACATGAAAGCTGAAGAAGCCTGGGCGCTAATGGAGGAGTAA
- the tha1 gene encoding threonine aldolase 1: MSCIMSFSSRVLFHFINHTGAALRWSSVRGYYNTGKPRHAGSGGAAHVRVVDLRSDTVTKPGPAMRQAMAEAEVGDDVMGEDPTVNELQKIAADMFQMEAALFVPSGTMSNLIAVMVHCRERGDEMIVGDLSHLHIYEQGGSAQLAGVHATTVTNLPDGSFDLEQLESKIRHGYPDPHYPRSRLICVENTHNIQGGRVLPLTFLQEVRALADRYGLSVHMDGARVLNAAVAQGVPPSTILQHTHSVSVCLSKGLGAPVGTMLAGPQDFISRAIRCRKALGGGMRQAGVLAAAGKLSLLEMVGRLKEDHRNAKTFAQALLDCDPPLFAVDMAAVETNILRFRLQEPSLSPSEFCARMSQVGEGEEAELGQGIQVLMYPHFGNSVRAVWHLGISPEDTQLAIQKMQFVAFQFLKEKLKAR; the protein is encoded by the exons TACTACAACACCGGGAAGCCCAGACACGCCGGGTCGGGCGGAGCGGCCCACGTCCGGGTGGTGGATCTCCGCAGCGACACGGTGACCAAGCCCGGGCCGGCGATGCGGCAGGCCATGGCGGAGGCCGAGGTCGGAGACGACGTGATGGGAGAAGACCCGACAGTGAACG AGTTGCAGAAAATAGCAGCTGATATGTTTCAGATGGAGGCGGCGCTGTTCGTTCCCAGTGGAACCATGAGTAACCTCATCGCAG TGATGGTGCACTGCAGGGAGCGGGGCGACGAGATGATTGTGGGCGATCTGTCCCATCTGCACATCTATGAGCAAGGAGGGAGCGCACAG CTGGCTGGTGTCCACGCCACCACAGTGACCAACCTCCCCGATGGATCGTTTgacctggagcagctggagtCGAAGATCCGCCACGGTTACCCCGACCCCCACTACCCCCGTTCGCGCCTCATATGtgtggagaacacacacaacatacaggGAGGACGTGTGCTACCGCTAACCTTCCtgcaggag GTTCGTGCGTTAGCAGATAGATATGGTCTGTCCGTTCACATGGATGGAGCCAGGGTGTTGAACGCTGCTGTGGCCCAGGGGGTGCCTCCATCCACCatactgcagcacacacactctgtcagtgtgtgccTCTCCAAG GGTTTGGGTGCCCCCGTGGGAACCATGCTGGCTGGACCACAAGACTTCATATCCCGGGCAATACGGTGCCGTAAAGCCCTGGGTGGAGGGATGCGGCAGGCTGGAGTATTAGCAGCAGCTGGAAAACTGTCTCTACTGGAGATGGTAGGAAGACTTAAGGAGGATCACCGCAATGCAAAAACCTTCGCTCAAG CTCTGCTCGACTGTGACCCTCCTCTGTTCGCCGTAGACATGGCTGCTGTGGAGACAAACATCCTGCGTTTCCGTCTGCAGGAGCCCAGTTTAAGTCCTTCTGAGTTCTGTGCCCGCATGAGTCAGGTTggcgagggagaggaggctgAACTGGGACAGGGGATACAAGTTCTCATGTACCCCCACTTTGGAAATTCAGTACGGGCTGTGTGGCATCTCGGGATATCCCCAGAAGATACCCAGCTGGCCATCCAGAAAATGCAATTTGTggcttttcagtttttaaaggaaaaactcAAGGCCCGGTGA
- the eef2k gene encoding eukaryotic elongation factor 2 kinase isoform X2, translating to MEDDLMFSMEEEECSAKRTPVQHSAPSQRTSSLSDDDDDEDHIICPILDDSAKEICHYLKNLVYSRQLSNSLPKSNFAFKNETETETEPRSYKVLSESARETWKHAIEKAKAMPDPWAQFHLEEIKTEPCIRYRYNAITGEWAQDQVHIKMAAQPFGKGAMRECFRTKKLSNFSHSSKWKSASNYVAKSYMETVDRSVYFEDVRLQMEAKLWGEEYNRHRPPKQVDIMQMCVVEMTDRPGKPLFHLEHYIEGKYIKYNSNSGFVRDDNIRLTPQAFSHFSFERSGHQLIVVDIQGVGDLYTDPQIHTEQGTDFGDGNLGVRGMALFFHSHLCNKICKSMGLTPFDLSPAEKSQLDCTNKLLKSAETVLRGCEEPCGSPRVSTMSGNRAPPLLSRLSETSSADDSMSDADSVPCSPLILPCSPLAAPGSFGKSPFGISSVYEHERLSNNNTGEHKEYDSSGDSGYPSERRSEGDQNDHVDGRKMVAPPRVSANLHSYTPDKEWLTEEKWSFYHSSRAHIHRPSCVATEVERLNTLLQKKIGQSILGKVHLAMVRYNEAGRFCEKNEQWDQDAAMFHLERAALCGELEAIVALGQCCLQLPHHILPDVMLEDNAGNRMKGFKYLLLASEAGDRPSMITVAKAFDTGINLSADRKQDWEEAIHWYDSALNMTDYDEGGEFDGTQDEPRYLLLAREAEMYQEGGFSLTADPQRAGDLFTEAAEAAMEAMKGRLANQYYMKAEEAWALMEE from the exons ATGGAGGATGACCTGATGTtcagcatggaggaggaggagtgcagcGCCAAGAGGACACCTGTCCAACACAGTGCTCCCAGTCAGCGGACCTCTTCCCTCAgtgatgacgacgacgacgaagACCACATCATCTGCCCCATCCTGGACGACTCCGCCAAAGAAATCTGTCACTACCTGAAGAATCTGGTTTACAGCCGGCAGCTGTCCAACTCTCTTCCTAAGAGCAACTTTGCGTTCAAG aatgaaacagaaacagagacagaaccTCGGTCGTACAAGGTTTTGTCTGAGAGCGCACGG GAGACTTGGAAACATGCGATCGAAAAGGCCAAAGCCATGCCTGACCCCTGGGCACAGTTTCATCTGGAGGAAATCAAGACCGAACCCTGCATTCGTTACAG gtacAACGCCATCACAGGAGAGTGGGCTCAAGACCAGGTCCACATCAAGATGGCTGCCCAG CCGTTTGGGAAGGGGGCCATGAGGGAGTGCTTCAGGAC GAAGAAGTTGTCAAAtttctcacacagcagcaaatgGAAGTCAGCGTCTAATTATGTGGCCAAGAGTTACATGGAGACGGTGGACAGAAGTGTTTACTTTGAGGATGTCAGGCTGCAAATGGAGGCCAAACTCTGGGGAGAAGAGTACAACCGCCACCGACCTCCCAAACAG GTGGACATCATGCAGATGTGTGTGGTGGagatgacagacagaccagGTAAACCTCTCTTCCATCTGGAACATTACATCGAGGGCAAGTACATCAAATACAACTCCAACTCCGGCTTTGTGAGGGACGACAACATCCGGCTCACTCCACAG GCCTTTAGTCACTTCAGTTTTGAGCGATCAGGCCACCAGCTGATCGTGGTGGACATCCAAGGAGTCGGAGATCTCTACACTGACCCTCAGATCCACACAGAACAAGGGACTGACTTTGGAGATGGAAATCTAG GTGTGCGAGGCATGGCACTTTTCTTCCACTCCCACCTGTGTAATAAGATCTGCAAGAGTATGGGCCTGACGCCTTTTGACCTTTCCCCTGCAGAGAAGTCCCAGCTGGACTGCACCAACAAACTGCTC aaGTCTGCAGAGACGGTGCTGAGGGGCTGTGAGGAGCCCTGTGGTTCTCCTCGTGTTAGCACCATGTCAGGAAACCGGGCACCTCCGCTGTTATCCCGCCTGTCTGAGACGTCCTCTGCTGACGACAGCATGAGCGACGCAGACTCGGTTCCCTGCTCCCCTCTCATCCTGCCCTGCTCCCCGCTAGCTGCACCTGGATCTTTCGGAAAGTCCCCTTTCG GCATATCTTCAGTGTATGAACATGAAAGACtgagcaataacaacacaggTGAACACAAG GAATATGACAGCAGCGGGGACAGCGGCTACCCgagtgagaggaggagtgaaggCGACCAAAATGACCACGTGGACGGG AGGAAGATGGTAGCTCCTCCAAGAGTCTCTGCAAACTTACACTCATACACTCCTGACAAAGAATGG ctgacggaggagaagtgGAGCTTCTACCATTCGTCTCGCGCTCACATCCACCGACCTTCCTGCGTGGCCACCGAGGTCGAGCGACTCAACACGCTGCTGCAGAAGAAGATTGGCCAGTCGATCCTCGGAAAG GTCCACCTGGCGATGGTGCGTTACAATGAAGCGGGTCGTTTCTGTGAGAAGAACGAGCAGTGGGATCAGGACGCGGCCATGTTTCACCTGGAGAGAGCTGCACTGTGTGGAGAGCTGGAGGCCATCGTAGCCTTAGGAcagtgctgtctgcagctgcctcATCACATACTGCCAGACGTGATGCTGGAG GATAATGCAGGAAACAGGATGAAAGGTTTCAAGTATCTACTGCTGGCTTCTGAAGCTGGGGACAGACCTTCTATGATCACAGTGGCCAAAGCCTTTGATACTGGGATCAACCTGTCAGCTGACAG AAAGCAGGACTGGGAGGAGGCGATTCACTGGTATGACAGTGCGTTGAACATGACCGACTATGACGAGGGGGGAGAGTTTGATGGGACGCAGGACGAGCCTCGCTACCTGCTGCTggccagagaggcagagatgtaCCAAGAGGGAGGCTTCAGTCTCACCGCAGACCCACAGAGAGCAG GTGATCTGTttacagaggcagcagaagCTGCCATGGAGGCCATGAAAGGTCGACTGGCTAACCAGTACTACATGAAAGCTGAAGAAGCCTGGGCGCTAATGGAGGAGTAA